In one window of Methanosarcina vacuolata Z-761 DNA:
- a CDS encoding right-handed parallel beta-helix repeat-containing protein, with product MSVTGDGSGDFNCDGIDDQVEINQALKYVAEDPQFTTVHLKGPYTYVISDSIFIGNNTTLEGDPTAVIKLIDNAGWAVDKPLITQMDSNKINGVTIKGFEIDGNHDNNLDKTNGYGFYNMIQFCNSTDIQVHDMYMHDGHGDGLKIDHSSKVQFYNNSVYKTGHNAFFAEDCQNLETWDNKITIRTDCGLRVLNSNHVKFHDNVIDSFYHWSAGGSGIMVEKTTGVVNDVEIYNNTIHDTYGSGIWLIGWLDSYPREEAQNVHIFNNIFYNTGMNPNIDLVGGIITSGFYDTLIENNIFDGVYNAAIIHMLPTGSHVSPTYEARLSLSSIGTKYTTVVRNNIIVNTQKCKTDPEGTGYAVINYLPETHTFVLENNCLYNNSAGNYRNCTSSTDIYADPLFVNQSIHDYRLEPNSPCIDAGYT from the coding sequence GTGTCTGTAACTGGAGATGGAAGTGGAGACTTCAACTGCGATGGAATTGATGATCAGGTCGAGATAAATCAAGCTCTTAAATATGTTGCGGAAGATCCTCAGTTTACAACTGTTCATTTAAAAGGCCCATATACATACGTCATCTCGGATAGTATTTTTATTGGAAATAACACGACCCTGGAAGGCGATCCTACAGCTGTAATTAAACTTATAGACAACGCGGGCTGGGCAGTTGATAAGCCACTGATAACTCAGATGGACAGTAACAAAATAAATGGAGTAACTATAAAAGGGTTTGAAATAGACGGAAACCATGACAATAATCTAGATAAAACGAATGGATATGGATTTTACAATATGATCCAGTTCTGCAATTCCACGGACATTCAAGTTCATGATATGTACATGCACGATGGACACGGAGACGGATTGAAAATAGACCACAGTTCCAAGGTTCAATTTTACAATAACTCTGTGTATAAAACGGGCCACAATGCTTTTTTTGCAGAAGATTGTCAGAATTTAGAGACATGGGACAATAAAATAACCATCAGAACGGATTGTGGTCTTAGAGTTTTAAATTCAAATCATGTGAAGTTTCATGATAACGTAATCGATTCCTTTTATCACTGGAGTGCAGGTGGTTCTGGCATTATGGTTGAAAAAACAACAGGTGTCGTTAACGATGTAGAAATATATAACAATACTATCCATGATACTTATGGGTCTGGAATCTGGTTAATAGGTTGGTTAGATTCTTATCCCAGGGAAGAAGCCCAGAATGTCCATATTTTTAATAATATCTTTTATAATACTGGCATGAACCCAAATATTGACCTGGTAGGAGGTATAATAACAAGTGGGTTTTACGATACTCTCATCGAAAACAATATCTTTGACGGGGTGTATAATGCGGCAATTATTCATATGTTACCTACAGGATCCCACGTTTCTCCTACCTATGAAGCTCGTCTCAGTCTTTCATCCATAGGCACAAAATACACAACAGTTGTTCGTAACAACATAATCGTAAATACTCAGAAGTGCAAAACAGACCCTGAGGGAACCGGATATGCAGTAATCAATTATCTACCTGAAACACACACTTTTGTGTTGGAAAATAACTGTTTGTACAATAACTCTGCAGGTAACTACCGAAACTGCACATCAAGTACAGACATCTATGCAGATCCTCTCTTTGTAAACCAGAGTATACACGATTATCGTTTGGAGCCAAACTCTCCTTGCATTGATGCCGGATATACTTAA